TAATTTTAAGTCGAAATTAACTTTTTCGTAGTCTTTTTTTCGACAGGGTTGAGTCTTGAGTTTTGTCATTGTTTCCGTTTTATTGGTTAATTTTTAGTCAACCGATTTTAGGAAATGACATCTTTTTAAATAGTGGCTAACGGTCGGGTGTTGCTAACGGCGGGGGTTTTAGAAGTGCGTCAGTTTCACCCGTGATTAATTTTATTTATTGTTTTGCACTTTCAAGTTGTTGCGAACCCCCGCTGATAGCAACACCATGTTAGCGGCTGGGCTTTGTTATTCTAAGAAGAAAACAATCGTGCTTACTACTCTGGCTTTTTGAATGTAAGGTTCTTTGGGGTTTTCGCTATTTTCACTAGCTTCTTCGTCATAATAATACTTGCCAGCAATAATAATTTGTCCTTGTGAAGCTGTTTTTATTTTACCTAATTTTGCTTGCGAATCATTAGCAAACTGTTCGCCAGCAATACGTGCATTCTTGGTGCTTTCGGCTATTAATTTCGGTTTAATCGAATTTAATTCGGGGAAAGAATAATCTGTCTTTATATTAGAAGTTAAATCTTTGCTTATCAAGTCTAATTCTATTTTAGATGCTTTATCTTCTGTGTTCACTACGTCTTTCGATTGGACAGTTAAGCTTTGTGTAATAGTATATCTATCTATTTTTTCCTGAACTTGTTTCCCATCGCTCCATTTTGTTTCATAGTATTTTTGTCGGTCTGTTACATCTATATTGTTTAAGGTAATGTCTTTTTCATTATATCCAATATTTTTTAAATATGTAATAATGTCGTTTTTCTTGTTTTCTGTTTGTTTAATTATGTCCTTTAAATTATCGCCAGAAAACGAAAAATTTAAAGTAATAGTAGCAGAGGTTGCGGTCATATTCATTTCAGCTAGTCCTTTTACTGCCACTACACGGTCTTTGTCACTAAATGTTTTTAGCCCTTTGAAAATAAAAAGTCCTAACAAAAAAAGTCCCAACAATAACGAAGTTCCTAAAATAATTGATTTTGATAAAGATTTGTTTTCCATAATGATAAAGATTTAATTAATATTTGTAATTCCTATATAAAATTCATTGTCGCTTACTATTTAAATTATCGTTCGATTTCTGACTTCATTGTTCCTTTTGCTTCGCCTTGCCGCTAACGGTCGGGGCTTGTTTTTGGCGGGCATTTGCTCGCACTTCTTTTTCCCCCGAAAACAAATTTATAAATAATTACTGAATTATCAAATACTAATTTCTGCCCGCTAATAACAAGCCCATGTTAGCGGTAGTTTTATATTTAACTAATGTCTTTGTAATAAAATTTATTAACCCTATCTTTACTTATATTTAATTTTGATGCTATTGCAACTTTCTTTATTCCTTTTGCTTTTAATTCTAAAACATTTTTTTCTGTTTCTTCGTCTAGTTTCTTTGCTATTTCTGTTTCGTAAATATATTCAACTTTTCTTCTAATATTCCAAGTATTTTCAAAATCAGTAATATTTTCAAGTTTTAATAAAGTTTTTACTATTTCGTCTCTTTGACTTGAATTTTTAGAGCCTAAAATTTTATCATTGGAAGATATTTTTCTTGCAAATTTTTCAATCATTTCATCGCTTAATTTAACAATCTTTATCGCTGTCGAAGTTCTTACATTATTGTCATTGTCATTGTCATTGTCGTTGTCATCATCGTCATCATCGTCATCATCGTCACCAAGAAGTATATTTTGAACAAATGAAAAATCTTCATACCATTCAGAATCTTGTCTGTAAATATAAGAAACATTATCACTAAAGTAAATTAACTCAAAAGAAGCAACTTGTTCTTTGTTCTTAATAACAAGCGAAACAGAGTCATTAAATTCTCTTAATTCATCTCCTGTTAAACTGTCTTTAAAAAGCAATAATTCTTCATTGTCAAGGCAGTTTATAGTAATGTCTATGATTAATATTTTGTTTGAAATTTTAGTTATTGTTTCAAGGTATTTTTTCCAGTCAGATTCATCAATTATAGTCCATGAAACTTCTGATGCAATATTTTCATCAATAGCACCATAAAAAACAGCAACATTATTATCATTGCACCATTTTTCAATTAAATTCAAAGTATCCTTTAGTTTGTCCATATTTGCAAATATTTCTTAGTAAATTACCGCTAACGGCTACGGGCTTTTGCTGGCGGTGAATTAAAACCTGCGTCAGTTTCAGCCGAAACAAAGATAATTACTTATTCTGACTTTTCAAAATGCACCAAAACACCGATGGCAAAAGCCCGATGTTACCGCCTGCTTTTTCCCATTTTTGTTTTTATTGTTATTCTATTTGCTTGTCTTTGTCAATGCTTTTTCTTTCAAATATTCTAATGTCTTTGTCAATACAAAATATTGTCAACTTATTTTTTTGTCTTTGTCTTCCTGTGTTATGTTTTTGTTTTTCTTCTTCTTCTTTTTCTTGTCAAGTTAGGTTTTTTCTGTCCACATATAAACATTGTCAAATAAGTATTCCGATAATATTTCTTTTATTTTTCAACTTGCTAATCATCTGTCAGCTTTTTTATTTGAATTTTATTTTCAGTATCAGTATCAACTGAAATGAATTTCTAAATGGTGTCAGAATACGTTTCGTAAAATGTTTTCCATAAAAATTGTATCTATCAATTAAAATTTTCAAGTATCAAAGTGTTTTCGTTTCTACCGAGATAAAATCATAATGTATTTTGTACTTTTAATCTCTTCCGAAAAAGTGGGCGGTAACGTTTTGCATATTTATTTAGTTGCGGACGTTTCCGCAGGAACTCGTCTGCAAGCACTTAACTTTATTGACCGATCCACTGTCCACTGTGCACTGCTACCGCAATTAAATAAATATGCTGTTACCGCCTGTGCAATTAGTACCATTTTTTTAATTTTGATAAATATATTTTTATTCCCAACTTTTCAAAATTCAATTTCTGTTTCAAATTCAAAACATCAGTTTCAGAGAAACGATAACCTAAAATTATTTCGTTAATTTTTATTT
This region of Bacteroidales bacterium genomic DNA includes:
- a CDS encoding SIMPL domain-containing protein (The SIMPL domain is named for its presence in mouse protein SIMPL (signalling molecule that associates with mouse pelle-like kinase). Bacterial member BP26, from Brucella, was shown to assemble into a channel-like structure, while YggE from E. coli has been associated with resistance to oxidative stress.) — protein: MENKSLSKSIILGTSLLLGLFLLGLFIFKGLKTFSDKDRVVAVKGLAEMNMTATSATITLNFSFSGDNLKDIIKQTENKKNDIITYLKNIGYNEKDITLNNIDVTDRQKYYETKWSDGKQVQEKIDRYTITQSLTVQSKDVVNTEDKASKIELDLISKDLTSNIKTDYSFPELNSIKPKLIAESTKNARIAGEQFANDSQAKLGKIKTASQGQIIIAGKYYYDEEASENSENPKEPYIQKARVVSTIVFFLE